One genomic window of Candidatus Nanohalobium constans includes the following:
- a CDS encoding phosphoglycerate kinase, whose protein sequence is MQSLDDIDLEGERVILRTDLNLPVEEGEPQKTVRFERYLETIEELSDRGAKVVVVAHQGRPARKDFLSLEKHSEILSDSLGKEVSFVPSFFGPELGETVARMQEGGVAMLENIRFLSEELQNASPERHANDFFVQRISKYFDIYVDDAFSAAHRSHGSMVGFTEKLDSYAGPIMEKELESCSKIREEFDSGVLVLGGEKPSDLTGIINELIGSVDKVLLGGIPGELALIAEGKDLGEKQDWIEEKGLDSKKEELLELIEQHEEKFLLPEDVATDSGNYEVGEISQEEMTWDIGETTAEKFAEEIRNADAVMMKGPMGAFEEHPEGTQKVVNAIAENNGFTVLGGGHTSSLVQRFDHELDEFSHVSIAGGAFVRFMSGEKLPAVEALEN, encoded by the coding sequence ATGCAGTCGCTGGATGATATCGATCTTGAAGGTGAGAGAGTAATTCTCAGAACTGATCTAAATCTTCCTGTAGAGGAGGGAGAGCCTCAGAAAACAGTAAGATTTGAACGGTACTTGGAGACAATTGAGGAGCTCAGTGATAGAGGGGCTAAAGTAGTTGTTGTGGCTCATCAAGGTCGTCCGGCGAGAAAGGACTTTCTTTCACTTGAAAAGCATTCTGAGATACTTTCAGACTCTCTGGGGAAGGAAGTGAGTTTTGTTCCTAGCTTTTTCGGACCTGAGCTTGGTGAAACTGTGGCAAGAATGCAGGAAGGTGGTGTAGCGATGCTGGAGAATATCCGTTTCCTGTCGGAGGAGCTGCAGAATGCCTCTCCTGAGAGACACGCCAACGATTTCTTCGTTCAAAGAATTTCCAAATACTTCGATATCTATGTTGACGACGCCTTCTCTGCCGCTCATCGAAGCCATGGCTCAATGGTAGGATTTACAGAGAAACTGGATTCCTACGCAGGACCTATAATGGAGAAAGAGCTGGAAAGCTGCTCAAAGATACGAGAAGAGTTTGACAGCGGAGTACTTGTCCTAGGAGGAGAAAAACCGTCTGATCTTACGGGTATAATCAATGAACTAATTGGATCAGTAGATAAAGTACTGCTCGGCGGTATTCCAGGCGAGTTAGCTTTAATCGCTGAAGGAAAAGATCTAGGTGAGAAACAGGACTGGATTGAGGAGAAAGGTTTAGACTCCAAAAAAGAGGAATTGCTTGAACTGATTGAACAACACGAGGAAAAATTCTTGCTGCCTGAAGATGTGGCAACGGACTCCGGAAACTATGAAGTCGGTGAAATATCACAGGAAGAGATGACCTGGGATATCGGAGAAACTACTGCCGAGAAGTTTGCCGAAGAAATAAGAAATGCCGATGCAGTAATGATGAAAGGACCCATGGGTGCCTTCGAAGAACATCCGGAGGGAACACAAAAAGTAGTCAACGCAATAGCAGAAAACAACGGATTCACGGTTTTGGGCGGAGGTCACACATCCTCACTGGTGCAGAGATTCGACCATGAACTAGATGAGTTTTCACATGTCTCAATCGCAGGAGGAGCATTCGTCAGGTTCATGAGCGGTGAAAAACTGCCTGCAGTAGAAGCACTGGAAAACTAA
- a CDS encoding M20 family metallopeptidase, protein MKQPEELTKDLIKFQTIEGNTEEVEKCLDYIENQFSTGFKFEQFEKEGEKSLLISRGENPRILLHGHIDVVGADEEMFEPEVKEGRIHGRGAADMKSGVACMMKVLNEGEKEGVALLLTSDEERGGFNGTGHVIEEKDLNPDIVISAEPDDSGNFPSIVTEQKGVLQLEITIEGESAHASKPEKGENAAEKLMTKYAEIKNLFDSKKDFPTTLNLGNIAVEGPVNKVPSSASMQLDIRFSASYPKEEVLKDIKQISGIDTEVMAEAPMMQNSRDDKMIRRLMAAAEKASGEQADLRKENFASDMRFFTEKDIPAVCFGPEGYKLHSKDEYVETESLKTYCEILKTFLNNGLSR, encoded by the coding sequence ATGAAACAACCAGAAGAGCTAACAAAAGATCTAATTAAATTCCAGACAATAGAAGGAAACACTGAAGAAGTAGAGAAATGCCTTGACTACATAGAAAACCAGTTCAGCACCGGATTCAAATTTGAACAATTTGAAAAAGAGGGAGAGAAGTCTCTCCTAATTTCTCGAGGTGAGAATCCCCGAATTCTTCTTCACGGGCATATAGATGTGGTAGGGGCTGACGAAGAAATGTTTGAACCTGAGGTGAAGGAAGGAAGAATTCATGGACGTGGCGCTGCTGACATGAAATCCGGCGTAGCTTGCATGATGAAGGTTCTAAATGAGGGAGAAAAAGAAGGAGTCGCATTACTCTTGACTTCAGATGAGGAAAGAGGCGGGTTCAACGGAACAGGACATGTAATTGAAGAAAAGGATTTGAATCCTGATATCGTTATTTCGGCGGAGCCTGATGACTCTGGAAACTTTCCTTCGATTGTAACTGAACAGAAAGGTGTTTTACAGCTGGAGATAACTATTGAAGGAGAATCTGCCCATGCATCAAAACCTGAGAAAGGCGAAAATGCAGCTGAAAAACTGATGACTAAGTATGCTGAGATAAAAAATCTTTTTGACAGTAAAAAGGATTTTCCAACCACCTTGAATCTTGGAAATATTGCGGTTGAGGGTCCGGTCAATAAAGTACCTTCTTCCGCAAGTATGCAGCTCGATATAAGGTTCTCTGCCAGTTATCCGAAGGAAGAAGTTCTCAAGGATATTAAGCAGATATCTGGGATAGATACAGAGGTTATGGCAGAGGCACCTATGATGCAAAACTCACGAGATGACAAGATGATTCGCAGATTAATGGCGGCGGCTGAAAAAGCTTCAGGAGAACAAGCTGATCTCAGGAAGGAGAACTTTGCCAGCGACATGCGCTTCTTCACAGAGAAAGATATTCCAGCAGTATGCTTCGGACCAGAAGGATACAAACTTCACAGCAAAGACGAGTATGTCGAAACGGAAAGCCTGAAAACCTACTGTGAAATCTTGAAAACATTTCTGAATAACGGGTTATCTAGGTGA
- the trpS gene encoding tryptophan--tRNA ligase, which yields MPDIDPWGDVEVGDYSEKMEKFGIEPIEEIADRLPDHRFIRRGIVFGHRGLDDFLDARDEGNEFAMMTGIMPSGVFHFGHKCVVDQIKLYQEMGAQVTIAAADIEAYNTREMSLEESRKLVVEQYLKNYAALGIDLEEVDFYFQSQAGNNHLARSKMFGRYLTQNEVEATYGNADPGKISSALTQYADILRPQFKENGGPKPTVVPVGVDQDPHIRLTREVARKYREQDFVKPASTYNKFMRGLQGGKMSSSDPKSYIALTDSVEDAKDKIDQAKTGGQDSLEEHREKGADVEEDMVFELLAFHLIEDDGELQRIREEYASGEMLSGELKQIAKEKIEEFLVEHQRKREEVAPQVEQYIEENFEFDI from the coding sequence ATGCCAGATATAGATCCTTGGGGCGATGTAGAGGTAGGAGACTACTCAGAGAAAATGGAAAAATTCGGGATAGAACCTATAGAAGAAATAGCAGACAGATTGCCGGACCACAGGTTTATCCGCAGAGGAATAGTCTTTGGTCACAGAGGTCTAGACGACTTCTTGGATGCCAGAGATGAAGGCAACGAGTTTGCAATGATGACAGGTATCATGCCTTCAGGAGTTTTCCACTTCGGCCACAAATGTGTCGTTGATCAGATCAAGCTGTACCAGGAAATGGGAGCACAAGTCACGATCGCTGCTGCAGACATCGAAGCATATAATACAAGAGAGATGAGTCTGGAAGAATCCAGAAAACTTGTGGTAGAACAGTATCTGAAGAATTATGCAGCTCTGGGCATCGACCTAGAAGAGGTTGATTTCTACTTCCAGAGTCAGGCAGGAAACAATCACCTGGCTAGAAGCAAAATGTTTGGAAGATACCTTACTCAGAACGAGGTAGAGGCAACTTATGGAAACGCAGATCCAGGAAAGATTTCCTCGGCTCTGACGCAGTATGCAGACATTCTTCGACCGCAATTCAAAGAAAATGGAGGTCCTAAACCAACTGTTGTGCCTGTAGGAGTAGATCAAGATCCTCACATCCGACTAACTCGGGAAGTAGCTCGAAAGTATCGTGAGCAGGACTTCGTTAAACCGGCTTCAACCTACAACAAGTTCATGAGAGGTCTTCAGGGAGGAAAGATGAGCTCCTCTGATCCAAAAAGTTATATCGCATTGACTGATTCAGTTGAGGACGCGAAAGATAAGATTGATCAGGCAAAGACAGGAGGCCAGGACTCGCTTGAGGAGCACAGAGAGAAGGGCGCTGATGTCGAAGAAGACATGGTATTCGAACTGCTTGCATTCCATTTAATCGAAGATGATGGGGAGCTTCAGAGAATTAGAGAAGAGTACGCTTCTGGAGAAATGCTCTCTGGAGAGCTTAAGCAAATTGCCAAGGAGAAGATTGAGGAGTTCTTGGTTGAACATCAGAGGAAGAGAGAGGAAGTCGCTCCACAGGTTGAGCAGTATATTGAGGAGAACTTTGAGTTCGACATCTGA
- a CDS encoding stage II sporulation protein M, which yields MVFASIPLVYPLATKFLEDEKAEGESYLEEIKIYLSLFAGEAVGFTMIGLSRPDMLTLQAQVAGISGMATQPVSFMSIFMNNMMVFFGILAVSAVIGSAGAFILVWNASVLGKFFASLLSRLDGIEVLTGSSQAATPIAYIPHATLEMTGFILAGISGSMISAAVYREHFDWETWDHLVKLVLIGFACILAGALLETA from the coding sequence GTGGTTTTTGCCTCTATCCCACTGGTTTATCCTTTAGCCACCAAGTTTTTGGAAGATGAGAAGGCTGAAGGAGAGTCCTATCTAGAGGAAATAAAGATCTACCTTTCACTGTTTGCTGGAGAGGCTGTAGGCTTCACGATGATCGGGCTTTCAAGACCTGATATGCTGACGCTTCAGGCTCAGGTAGCAGGTATCTCAGGTATGGCGACTCAACCAGTATCCTTCATGTCGATCTTCATGAATAATATGATGGTATTCTTTGGAATATTGGCTGTCTCCGCGGTTATAGGTTCTGCAGGGGCTTTTATCCTTGTTTGGAATGCCTCAGTTCTTGGAAAGTTCTTCGCATCTCTTCTATCTAGGCTGGATGGAATCGAGGTTTTAACAGGTAGTTCCCAAGCTGCTACGCCTATAGCTTACATCCCGCATGCTACATTGGAGATGACAGGATTTATCCTAGCAGGTATCTCTGGTTCGATGATTTCGGCCGCAGTCTACCGAGAACACTTTGATTGGGAAACATGGGATCACCTGGTTAAGCTGGTGCTTATTGGTTTTGCCTGTATCCTGGCAGGGGCTTTGCTGGAGACAGCGTGA
- the pheS gene encoding phenylalanine--tRNA ligase subunit alpha, with amino-acid sequence MRLSSQAIRVLEKLKQSGEKSVTEFEEEGFDQATVNRALLELEEENLVKTEEQEEIIQEITEKGEKVLENGSPEHNILEQLDSGITPISDLTGNTNIGVGKAKQKGWIEIDNGKVSKTDKGENIDIDPVKEKLENENFDDELGERGLISSEPQKTKTLYLTEEGEKIDIEEIEEDFNVEAQAETPTTGKKHYYKEILRFARQTWLEMGFEEMEGNYVVPSLLNFDALYTPQDHPARELHDTFFVENPETADLSEYGDKVNHIKETHENGWETGSTGYGGDWSHEEAEKNVIRTHTTAISARRLHDIDINEEELPKKFFIVGRNFRNETVDRTHLAEFYQTDGIVVGKDLNFKNLKGYISKFFEKMGYDKFRLIPSYYPYTEMSVEVQVWDEEAEEWLGMGGAGMFRPEVAKPMLGFEAKVLAWGLGIPRIAFMAAGLEDIRELYRNDIEIINETPVWRPDWKR; translated from the coding sequence GTGAGACTTTCCAGCCAAGCAATCCGCGTACTAGAAAAACTCAAGCAAAGCGGAGAAAAATCAGTGACAGAATTCGAAGAAGAAGGCTTCGACCAAGCAACAGTCAATAGAGCTCTTCTAGAACTAGAAGAAGAAAACTTGGTCAAGACAGAAGAACAAGAAGAAATAATCCAGGAAATAACAGAAAAAGGAGAAAAAGTTCTGGAGAACGGATCGCCAGAACACAACATTCTTGAACAGCTTGACTCTGGCATTACTCCAATCTCAGACCTTACAGGCAACACAAACATCGGTGTCGGAAAAGCCAAGCAGAAAGGCTGGATCGAAATCGACAACGGAAAAGTCTCAAAAACAGATAAAGGAGAAAACATCGACATCGACCCAGTAAAGGAAAAACTGGAGAATGAAAACTTCGATGATGAACTAGGAGAGCGAGGACTTATCAGCTCAGAGCCTCAAAAAACAAAGACGCTTTATCTAACTGAAGAAGGCGAAAAAATAGATATAGAAGAGATCGAAGAAGACTTCAATGTCGAAGCCCAGGCGGAAACACCTACTACTGGTAAAAAACATTATTACAAGGAAATTCTTCGTTTTGCACGGCAGACATGGCTGGAAATGGGCTTCGAAGAAATGGAAGGAAACTATGTAGTTCCAAGCCTCCTAAACTTCGACGCACTTTACACGCCACAAGACCATCCAGCAAGGGAATTACATGATACATTCTTCGTTGAAAACCCTGAGACAGCTGATCTATCAGAGTACGGCGACAAAGTAAATCATATCAAAGAGACGCATGAAAACGGTTGGGAAACTGGAAGCACAGGTTACGGTGGAGACTGGAGCCATGAAGAAGCCGAGAAAAATGTTATCAGGACACATACTACAGCGATTTCAGCCCGAAGACTTCATGATATTGATATAAACGAAGAAGAATTGCCTAAGAAGTTCTTCATCGTAGGCAGAAACTTCAGAAATGAAACAGTAGACAGAACACACCTAGCGGAGTTCTACCAGACTGATGGAATAGTGGTTGGGAAAGACTTGAACTTCAAGAATCTGAAAGGATATATCTCGAAGTTCTTCGAGAAGATGGGGTATGACAAGTTCCGACTTATTCCGAGTTATTATCCTTACACTGAGATGAGTGTAGAGGTCCAGGTCTGGGATGAGGAGGCTGAAGAATGGCTTGGAATGGGGGGAGCAGGAATGTTCCGTCCAGAGGTTGCCAAACCAATGCTTGGATTCGAAGCAAAAGTCCTAGCATGGGGATTAGGAATACCGCGTATAGCATTCATGGCAGCAGGACTTGAAGACATCAGAGAACTCTACAGAAACGACATCGAAATCATAAACGAGACGCCGGTATGGAGACCGGACTGGAAAAGGTGA
- the pheT gene encoding phenylalanine--tRNA ligase subunit beta, producing the protein MATLEIDKREFDTLVKREFEDEKLIEEASFLGAHWHSIDGNVCEVETYPNRPDLLSVEGLARAYRGFFDIEKGRTEYKVEEGSIEVEVDDSVEEVRPHIGGAVVKNLDLSKKVINGLIQLQEKMHQTMGRKRDKLAIGLHDLSTVEAPFTYKAVEPEQVSFKPLEYDKHMQLGEILDEHEKGQEYAWILDDEDRYPIIEDSEGRVLSFPPIINNQLTEVETGTEDIFIDVTGKDKDTVLKALNILTTALAERDGDIESATVDGEELPDLTPEEMELDVDYFQDVSGLDLEKSDIIERLKMMKYGAEGGENIRVEVPCYRNDVMHQYDLIEDVIIAHRYTNIDPELPEVDQIGRQKEVEDTAQVVRDIMSGAGALEAMTYVHDNRENLTDKIGAEDEEFVKVDNPISEEYSALRNLMTPSLLEVLKQNKHRGYPQKFFETGNVAVLDDSASGSSNKTKMVYVQIGEETDFTDARKMLQVLERDLGMDLEVRDGEKPFFMDARTGEVVVEDEKVGFIGQFSEEILENWELDKPTAGFELDLEKINEKLKK; encoded by the coding sequence ATGGCAACACTTGAAATTGACAAGAGAGAATTTGACACCCTGGTAAAAAGAGAATTTGAAGACGAAAAACTGATCGAAGAGGCTTCATTCCTCGGAGCCCACTGGCATAGCATCGACGGAAATGTATGTGAGGTTGAAACCTATCCTAACAGACCTGACTTATTGTCTGTGGAAGGCTTAGCCCGTGCATACAGAGGATTCTTTGATATAGAAAAGGGTAGAACAGAATACAAAGTAGAAGAAGGAAGTATTGAAGTCGAAGTAGATGACTCTGTCGAAGAAGTTCGACCACACATTGGTGGAGCAGTTGTCAAGAACTTGGACCTTTCTAAGAAGGTTATCAATGGTTTGATCCAGTTGCAGGAGAAGATGCATCAGACGATGGGCAGGAAGAGGGATAAACTGGCGATAGGTCTTCATGATCTTTCCACGGTAGAAGCTCCGTTCACCTACAAAGCCGTTGAACCTGAACAGGTCTCATTCAAGCCGCTCGAATACGATAAGCATATGCAGCTTGGAGAAATCCTAGATGAACACGAAAAGGGTCAGGAATACGCCTGGATTCTAGATGATGAGGACAGATACCCGATAATTGAAGATTCTGAAGGAAGAGTTCTCAGCTTCCCGCCGATCATCAACAACCAGTTAACAGAAGTTGAAACCGGTACTGAGGACATCTTCATCGATGTAACTGGAAAAGATAAGGATACAGTATTGAAGGCTTTGAATATTTTGACGACTGCATTGGCTGAGAGGGACGGCGATATAGAGTCAGCAACAGTTGATGGCGAAGAACTACCTGATTTAACTCCAGAGGAGATGGAGCTGGATGTAGACTACTTCCAGGATGTCTCAGGTCTAGACCTGGAGAAGTCTGATATTATTGAACGGTTGAAGATGATGAAGTACGGTGCGGAGGGCGGTGAAAATATCCGTGTCGAAGTTCCATGCTACAGAAACGATGTAATGCATCAGTACGACCTGATTGAAGATGTCATAATCGCCCACAGATACACTAACATTGACCCTGAGCTGCCTGAAGTCGATCAAATCGGTCGACAGAAGGAAGTAGAGGATACTGCCCAGGTAGTACGCGATATAATGAGCGGAGCCGGTGCCCTCGAGGCGATGACCTATGTCCACGACAATCGGGAAAATCTTACAGATAAGATCGGTGCAGAAGACGAGGAGTTTGTCAAAGTCGACAATCCAATCTCTGAAGAGTACTCGGCACTAAGAAACCTGATGACTCCTTCCCTACTCGAAGTACTGAAACAGAACAAGCATAGAGGTTATCCTCAGAAGTTCTTTGAAACAGGTAATGTCGCAGTACTCGATGACTCAGCTTCAGGCTCCTCAAACAAGACAAAAATGGTCTATGTACAGATAGGGGAAGAGACAGACTTCACAGATGCCCGAAAAATGCTTCAAGTCTTGGAGAGAGACTTGGGTATGGACCTGGAAGTAAGAGATGGTGAAAAACCGTTCTTCATGGATGCAAGGACAGGAGAAGTAGTTGTCGAAGATGAAAAAGTAGGGTTCATAGGTCAGTTCTCCGAGGAAATCCTGGAGAACTGGGAGCTGGATAAGCCGACAGCAGGATTCGAGCTGGATTTAGAGAAAATAAATGAGAAATTGAAGAAGTAG
- a CDS encoding PspC domain-containing protein — MSDNRLYRSEEDKILGGVCGGIAEVYDLDPSLVRIATLLLVIGQIGILGYIAAWLIIPTESEVKNHKNVKDVEAEKVEDEEEE; from the coding sequence ATGAGCGACAACCGACTCTACAGATCTGAAGAAGACAAAATCCTCGGCGGAGTGTGCGGAGGAATAGCAGAAGTCTACGACTTAGACCCTTCCCTAGTAAGAATAGCTACATTACTTCTTGTAATAGGTCAAATAGGAATTCTAGGCTACATAGCTGCCTGGCTGATAATCCCAACCGAAAGCGAAGTCAAGAACCACAAAAATGTCAAAGATGTAGAAGCCGAAAAAGTAGAAGACGAAGAAGAGGAATAA
- the ndk gene encoding nucleoside-diphosphate kinase, with protein MSEHVERTFVALKPDAVKRGIVGEITSRFEDAGFKICGMKMVQATDQLLEKHYEEHVDKPFYDGLAEYMKQGPIVAMVLEGVHAAENLRKIVGDTDASEAHPATIRGRYGHMSMDHADDAGRTYKNLVHASEPEEAEREIEIWFTEDELHDYSTSHEDEVQ; from the coding sequence ATGTCAGAGCATGTTGAACGAACTTTCGTGGCTTTAAAACCGGACGCAGTTAAGAGAGGGATTGTAGGAGAAATCACATCCCGTTTTGAAGATGCAGGTTTCAAGATCTGCGGGATGAAAATGGTTCAAGCCACAGACCAATTACTAGAAAAACACTATGAAGAACATGTCGATAAACCTTTCTACGATGGTCTAGCTGAGTACATGAAACAAGGTCCTATCGTCGCAATGGTATTGGAAGGAGTTCATGCTGCTGAAAATCTGCGGAAGATCGTAGGCGATACAGACGCTTCGGAAGCACATCCAGCAACTATCAGAGGTCGCTACGGACACATGTCAATGGATCACGCAGACGACGCAGGACGGACATACAAGAACCTGGTCCACGCATCAGAACCAGAAGAAGCAGAAAGAGAAATCGAAATCTGGTTCACAGAAGACGAACTACACGACTACAGTACATCTCACGAAGACGAAGTACAGTAA
- a CDS encoding histidine phosphatase family protein: MRLFLCRHGQTEHNCTDTIQGQSESKLTDKGLKQAEALGKRLRSEDVDFLYSSSMPRAVKTARNSWKFRQENCNINLFSWSEERGWMIEYLNKTVHLEDL; this comes from the coding sequence GTGAGGCTTTTTCTCTGCAGGCACGGACAAACAGAGCACAACTGTACAGATACTATTCAGGGTCAGAGCGAGTCCAAGTTAACTGATAAAGGATTGAAACAGGCAGAGGCACTAGGTAAAAGGCTGAGGTCAGAGGATGTAGATTTTCTATACTCTAGTAGTATGCCTAGGGCTGTCAAGACTGCGAGGAACAGTTGGAAGTTCAGGCAGGAAAACTGCAACATCAATCTTTTTTCTTGGAGTGAGGAAAGAGGATGGATGATCGAATACCTGAACAAGACGGTCCATCTAGAGGATTTGTAG
- a CDS encoding ATP-binding protein, whose translation MQVGTIEGEVNTSNFKFRATEEVRKFDFVSVKSNEKWILAQVEEVTKKSDGETYAKASIIGYRDKGLTKAPRRVIEPDSIVYQADQELISETLGLDDKGLNIGNLETNPEIDIHVDPEEFYKHFAVLAQTGAGKSYLTGVLIEEMLEDDFPVLILDPHGEYSSLQHPNPENEEEQRSYEVKEYSPNTEINPDALPLRFSSLNLSKKELMTLIPDSLTNSQMGVLYNALKRLKDKDEDYGLLDIEDAVSQEDSTAKWNLLNYLEQLEESGLFSKDPIDLKDLVEPGRATIINLRAVEPEATEMTAYMLAKKLFDLRKKNRIPPFLMIMEEAHNFVPEKGFGQTLSNDIMRKIASEGRKFGLGMGVISQRPARIDKNVLSQCNNQFILRVTNPNDLKAISKSFEGINSEVESMIKSLPPGVCFALGNEYPVMTSVRTRKSKHGGETQTGDSYEEKTQITYFSPRDSLQEVEEQYGEKFSRSYYPFYLVQNDNEKMLIDGVKDKKKADRKKLQSLTKKVFDRINSGKDKQEIVDDLDVGISKVAGKIEQLQDEGFLDGQEVVESVFNLEKIEDDVNESEIIDYEIEESDVSGRLEASDVSLIYYPFYSSDEVVYDPILSKEVD comes from the coding sequence ATGCAGGTAGGAACAATAGAAGGAGAGGTCAATACTTCCAACTTTAAATTCCGTGCAACAGAAGAAGTCAGAAAATTCGACTTCGTATCGGTTAAGAGCAATGAAAAATGGATACTAGCACAGGTAGAAGAAGTAACCAAAAAATCCGACGGCGAAACATACGCCAAAGCAAGTATAATCGGATACAGAGACAAGGGCTTAACTAAAGCACCACGAAGAGTAATAGAGCCAGACTCAATCGTCTACCAGGCAGATCAAGAACTAATATCAGAAACACTGGGTCTCGACGACAAAGGACTTAACATCGGTAATCTTGAAACCAATCCAGAAATAGATATTCATGTCGACCCAGAAGAGTTCTACAAGCACTTTGCTGTCCTGGCACAAACTGGAGCAGGTAAATCCTATCTTACTGGTGTTTTAATTGAGGAAATGCTTGAGGATGACTTTCCGGTATTGATACTTGATCCTCACGGAGAGTATTCGTCGCTTCAACATCCTAATCCTGAGAACGAGGAGGAGCAGAGAAGTTATGAGGTGAAGGAGTACTCTCCGAATACTGAGATTAATCCTGATGCTTTACCGCTTCGATTCTCCTCGCTGAATCTCTCCAAGAAGGAATTAATGACTCTTATCCCTGATTCGTTGACTAACTCTCAGATGGGGGTCCTCTACAATGCTTTGAAGCGTTTGAAGGATAAAGATGAGGACTATGGTCTTCTCGATATCGAGGACGCGGTTTCACAGGAAGATTCAACTGCTAAGTGGAATCTACTGAATTATTTGGAGCAGTTGGAAGAATCAGGTTTGTTTAGTAAGGATCCGATAGACTTGAAAGATTTGGTCGAGCCAGGAAGAGCTACAATCATTAACTTGCGGGCGGTGGAGCCTGAGGCTACAGAGATGACTGCTTACATGCTTGCGAAGAAGCTTTTCGACTTGAGGAAGAAGAACAGGATTCCGCCTTTCCTGATGATTATGGAGGAGGCGCACAACTTTGTACCGGAGAAAGGCTTTGGTCAGACTCTCAGTAATGACATAATGAGGAAGATTGCTTCGGAAGGAAGGAAGTTCGGCTTGGGTATGGGAGTTATCAGTCAGAGACCGGCTCGTATCGACAAAAATGTACTAAGCCAGTGCAACAATCAGTTTATCTTGCGTGTAACTAATCCTAACGATCTGAAAGCGATTTCGAAGTCTTTTGAAGGTATCAACTCGGAGGTTGAGTCTATGATAAAATCCCTGCCTCCTGGCGTCTGCTTTGCCTTAGGTAACGAGTATCCTGTTATGACTTCTGTAAGGACGCGTAAATCCAAGCATGGTGGTGAAACGCAGACAGGCGACAGTTACGAGGAGAAGACGCAGATCACTTACTTCAGTCCTCGTGATTCTCTTCAGGAAGTCGAAGAACAATATGGTGAGAAGTTCTCACGCTCTTACTATCCGTTCTATCTGGTGCAGAATGATAATGAGAAGATGTTGATTGATGGGGTTAAGGATAAAAAGAAGGCGGACAGAAAAAAGCTGCAAAGCCTCACTAAGAAGGTTTTCGACCGTATAAATAGTGGAAAGGATAAGCAAGAGATTGTTGATGATCTTGATGTTGGAATATCCAAGGTAGCGGGTAAAATAGAGCAGCTGCAGGATGAAGGGTTTTTGGATGGTCAGGAGGTTGTTGAATCAGTTTTCAACCTGGAGAAGATCGAGGATGATGTCAACGAAAGTGAGATAATCGATTATGAGATTGAGGAGAGTGATGTTTCCGGACGGCTGGAGGCTTCAGATGTCTCGCTGATTTACTACCCGTTCTACTCATCTGATGAGGTGGTTTATGATCCTATTCTGTCGAAAGAGGTGGATTAG
- the pth2 gene encoding peptidyl-tRNA hydrolase Pth2: MSELKQVIVLRSDLDMSTGKMIAQASHASLKAYKKADDELRADWESQGGKKVALKAGEDTFQEKLEEAKTLQVPAALITDAGHTEVQPGTNTALGIGPATSDKIDQITGELKLIK, translated from the coding sequence ATGAGCGAATTAAAACAAGTGATTGTCCTACGCAGCGATCTGGATATGTCAACCGGCAAAATGATTGCCCAAGCCTCTCACGCGTCGTTAAAGGCTTATAAAAAAGCTGACGATGAGTTGAGGGCTGACTGGGAGAGCCAAGGAGGAAAGAAAGTGGCTCTTAAGGCGGGCGAAGATACTTTCCAGGAAAAATTGGAGGAAGCAAAAACTTTACAAGTGCCGGCTGCCTTAATCACCGATGCTGGTCACACAGAGGTACAACCAGGAACGAACACGGCTCTGGGTATTGGACCAGCGACTTCAGATAAAATCGATCAAATTACGGGCGAACTAAAATTAATCAAATGA